One region of Qipengyuania sp. SS22 genomic DNA includes:
- a CDS encoding cytochrome P450 — translation MATLAPHHPAETAPSHWQEGNPGDDALAHIPGEGGWPIVGNTFKMLADPHGQTQRMVEKYGRVYKNKAFGGWNVALIGAEANEMLLMNRDKIFSSEQGWGPILDKLFPRGLMLIDFDHHRADRRALSIAFKPGPMRHYADALNRGIAKRVEEWGGNGPNAEMLFYPSIKELTLDLAADSFIGIPWGPEADRINTAFVDMVQASVAPVRKPLPFTQMKRGVDGRAFLVDYFTRETHRRRAEGGGQDMFSQFATAEYEDGSLMPVDEVVDHMNFLMMAAHDTITSSATSLLWLLAKHPEWQDRLRDEIAAVTGGSDANGRPRDLEYDDLGKLDLTEMAFKEALRFVPPVPSMPRRALKSFEYGGYHIPAGTHVGINIHYTHHDEEHWDNPYTFDPMRFTPDQVKTRHKYAWVPFGGGAHMCLGLHFAYMQVKILLAQMLPRYRIELAAGDPEWQAWPIPKPKDGLKIKLTAI, via the coding sequence ATGGCCACGCTTGCCCCGCACCATCCTGCCGAGACCGCGCCATCGCATTGGCAGGAAGGCAATCCTGGCGATGATGCGCTTGCGCATATTCCCGGTGAGGGAGGCTGGCCGATCGTCGGCAACACTTTCAAGATGCTCGCCGACCCGCATGGCCAGACACAGCGGATGGTCGAAAAATACGGCCGCGTTTACAAGAACAAGGCCTTTGGTGGCTGGAACGTCGCGCTGATCGGGGCCGAGGCCAACGAGATGCTGCTGATGAACCGCGACAAGATCTTCAGCTCCGAACAGGGCTGGGGGCCGATCCTCGACAAGCTGTTCCCGCGCGGTCTGATGCTGATCGATTTCGACCATCACCGTGCCGATCGCCGGGCGCTGTCGATCGCGTTCAAGCCCGGCCCGATGCGGCATTATGCGGACGCGCTGAACCGCGGCATCGCCAAGCGGGTCGAGGAATGGGGCGGCAATGGCCCGAACGCCGAAATGCTCTTCTATCCCTCGATCAAGGAACTGACGCTGGATTTGGCTGCCGACAGTTTCATCGGCATTCCGTGGGGCCCCGAGGCTGACCGCATCAACACCGCCTTCGTCGACATGGTCCAGGCCAGCGTCGCACCGGTGCGCAAGCCGCTGCCGTTCACCCAAATGAAGCGCGGCGTCGATGGCCGCGCCTTCCTGGTCGATTATTTTACGCGCGAAACGCATCGCCGCCGCGCCGAGGGCGGCGGGCAGGACATGTTCAGCCAGTTTGCCACTGCCGAATACGAAGACGGCAGCCTGATGCCGGTCGACGAGGTGGTCGACCACATGAACTTCCTGATGATGGCCGCGCACGACACTATCACCTCCAGCGCCACTTCGCTGCTGTGGCTGCTCGCCAAGCATCCCGAATGGCAGGACCGGCTGCGCGACGAAATCGCCGCGGTCACCGGGGGCAGCGATGCCAATGGCCGCCCGCGCGATCTCGAATATGACGATCTGGGCAAGCTCGACCTGACCGAAATGGCGTTCAAGGAAGCGCTGCGCTTCGTCCCGCCGGTGCCGTCGATGCCGCGCCGTGCGCTCAAATCCTTCGAATATGGCGGCTATCACATCCCCGCGGGCACGCATGTCGGGATCAACATCCACTATACGCATCACGACGAAGAGCATTGGGACAATCCCTACACCTTCGATCCGATGCGCTTTACGCCCGACCAGGTGAAGACCCGCCACAAATACGCCTGGGTCCCCTTCGGCGGCGGCGCGCATATGTGCCTCGGGCTGCACTTCGCTTATATGCAGGTGAAGATCCTGCTGGCGCAAATGCTGCCGCGCTACCGTATCGAACTTGCGGCGGGCGATCCCGAATGGCAGGCGTGGCCGATCCCCAAGCCCAAGGACGGGCTCAAGATCAAGCTTACGGCGATCTGA
- the hemH gene encoding ferrochelatase, with protein sequence MTWQEQKLPADHPPVKSGKVGVLIVNLGTPDAPEKGPVKRYLGEFLSDRRVVEIPPIAWQPILRGIILNTRPKKSAHAYQQVWTKEGSPLAVITRDQAAAMQARLGDGVMVDWAMRYGTPAIPERIQALMDAGCERILLAPLYPQYSAATTATVVDKAADKLREMRWQPSLRTLPPYHDDPAYIDALAQDLSRQLDALDFAPEVLLLSFHGMPRRTLELGDPYHCHCQKTSRLLQERLVRPGLRFRTTFQSRFGPAKWLGPATDDTFAEEAQAGTKRLAVAAPGFSADCLETLEELAIQGREQFTDAGGAQFAALSCLNTSAAGLGMLETLLRRELAGWIPA encoded by the coding sequence ATGACCTGGCAAGAACAGAAATTACCCGCCGACCATCCGCCGGTGAAATCGGGCAAGGTCGGCGTGCTGATCGTCAACCTCGGGACGCCCGATGCCCCCGAAAAGGGACCGGTGAAACGCTATCTCGGTGAATTCCTGTCCGATCGCCGCGTGGTCGAAATCCCGCCGATCGCCTGGCAGCCGATCTTGCGCGGAATTATCCTCAATACGCGTCCGAAGAAAAGTGCGCATGCCTATCAGCAGGTGTGGACCAAGGAAGGTTCGCCGCTGGCAGTCATCACGCGCGACCAGGCCGCGGCAATGCAGGCCCGGCTGGGCGACGGGGTCATGGTCGACTGGGCGATGCGCTATGGCACTCCGGCGATTCCCGAACGCATCCAGGCGCTGATGGACGCCGGGTGCGAACGGATCCTGCTCGCTCCGCTCTACCCGCAATACTCCGCCGCCACGACCGCGACGGTTGTGGACAAGGCTGCGGACAAGCTGCGGGAAATGCGGTGGCAGCCCTCGCTGCGCACGCTGCCGCCCTATCACGACGATCCGGCCTATATCGATGCGCTGGCACAGGATCTGTCGCGCCAGCTCGATGCGCTCGATTTCGCTCCCGAAGTGCTGCTGTTAAGCTTCCACGGCATGCCGCGGCGCACGCTGGAACTGGGCGATCCCTATCATTGCCACTGTCAGAAGACCTCGCGGCTGCTGCAGGAGCGGCTGGTCCGGCCGGGCCTGCGGTTCCGCACGACCTTCCAGTCGCGCTTCGGGCCGGCCAAATGGCTTGGCCCCGCGACCGACGACACCTTCGCCGAGGAAGCACAGGCGGGCACCAAGCGGCTGGCAGTCGCTGCGCCGGGCTTTTCGGCGGATTGCCTCGAGACGCTGGAAGAGCTGGCAATCCAGGGACGCGAACAGTTCACCGACGCGGGCGGAGCGCAGTTTGCCGCGCTTTCCTGCCTCAATACGTCCGCTGCCGGCCTGGGCATGCTCGAAACTTTGCTGCGCCGCGAATTGGCGGGGTGGATTCCCGCGTAA
- a CDS encoding xanthine dehydrogenase family protein molybdopterin-binding subunit produces MDWRAKLGALPVTRRQLIAGAAVGGGLGVAWWLWPRHYTSPLTPGPNERDFGGWITIGRDGVVTAAVPQLEMGQGVTTVLAQVVAVELGADWRQVAVEPTPPAGLYANIPLAAKWAPLWSNLPSLASDPASQLAETYARSNAFAATADGTSLAAYELPLREAAATARALLAMAAAERWDVDWEECLVERGFVRHAEQQLGFGALVAEAAELDPPDPPPLRVAPAGEDPVPAEAELAPDFPRLDLPAKVDGSFLFAGDIRLPGMVFASIRHGPLGKPDLSGFEAAGVEGLNGLVGVVKSRRYLAAVAESWWVAEQALKAMRPVFAGPPAVESAAALDALGEAHGTVEPRRTLALGDADELLARPDYTQTYAVGPAVHATIETASATARYDGGKLELWIAAQAPELTRRAAAKAIGIAPHNVVLYPTAAGGSFDARLERRHAIEVAQIAKEIGRPVQLTWPRAQELQSLPVRTPVSARLEAGFEAASGGRIAAWRARLAMPATAREFGYRLFDNKTPQAALEQAAGKADALACDGALPPYGIEHVAIDHLPVTLPFPTGRLRGNAIAYNAFFIESFIDELAERAGRDPMLYRMEMLGRMPRMADTLRRATRLAGWDGGRRGTGQGLAMVRMGTPDTGGRIACVAQAALGEGGVRVTKLHVAVDIGRVVNADIARQQVEGGLIFGLSLATGSSVAYEEGRPVPARLAGLGLPTLTDCPEIVVDFLASDAPPFDPGELGVAVAPPAIANALYSATGVRFRRLPLLSEGL; encoded by the coding sequence ATGGATTGGCGCGCAAAGCTAGGCGCACTTCCCGTAACGCGGCGCCAGCTGATTGCGGGCGCAGCGGTCGGCGGGGGGCTGGGCGTAGCCTGGTGGTTGTGGCCGCGCCATTATACCAGCCCGCTGACCCCCGGACCCAATGAACGCGACTTCGGCGGCTGGATTACCATCGGCCGCGACGGAGTGGTCACCGCGGCGGTGCCGCAGCTCGAAATGGGGCAGGGCGTCACGACCGTGCTGGCACAGGTGGTGGCGGTCGAACTGGGAGCTGACTGGCGCCAGGTCGCGGTCGAACCGACCCCGCCCGCGGGGCTTTACGCCAATATTCCGCTGGCCGCGAAATGGGCGCCGCTGTGGTCCAACCTGCCCAGCCTCGCCAGCGATCCCGCGAGCCAGCTGGCGGAGACTTACGCGCGCAGCAATGCGTTTGCCGCGACCGCGGACGGGACCTCGCTCGCTGCGTATGAATTGCCGCTGCGCGAAGCCGCGGCGACCGCGCGCGCGCTGCTGGCGATGGCGGCGGCCGAACGCTGGGACGTGGACTGGGAAGAATGCCTGGTCGAACGCGGCTTCGTCCGCCACGCCGAACAGCAACTGGGCTTCGGCGCGCTGGTGGCGGAGGCCGCCGAACTTGATCCCCCCGATCCGCCGCCCCTTCGCGTAGCGCCTGCGGGCGAGGATCCCGTGCCCGCCGAGGCCGAACTGGCGCCCGATTTCCCTCGGCTCGACCTGCCCGCCAAGGTCGATGGCAGCTTCCTGTTTGCCGGTGACATCCGCCTGCCGGGAATGGTCTTCGCCTCGATCCGCCACGGGCCGCTGGGCAAGCCCGACCTGTCGGGGTTCGAAGCGGCGGGGGTCGAGGGGCTCAACGGCCTGGTCGGGGTGGTGAAATCCAGGCGCTATCTCGCCGCAGTGGCCGAAAGCTGGTGGGTTGCCGAGCAGGCGCTCAAGGCGATGCGCCCGGTGTTTGCCGGACCGCCCGCGGTCGAAAGCGCGGCGGCGCTCGATGCACTCGGCGAAGCGCATGGCACGGTCGAGCCCAGGCGCACGCTGGCCCTGGGCGATGCCGACGAATTGCTCGCGCGCCCCGACTACACACAGACCTATGCGGTCGGCCCCGCGGTCCATGCGACGATCGAAACCGCCAGTGCCACCGCGCGCTACGATGGCGGCAAGCTGGAACTGTGGATCGCCGCGCAGGCCCCCGAACTCACCCGGCGTGCGGCAGCCAAGGCGATCGGTATCGCGCCGCATAATGTCGTGCTCTATCCGACTGCGGCAGGCGGCAGTTTCGACGCGCGACTCGAACGGCGTCACGCGATCGAGGTCGCGCAGATCGCCAAGGAGATCGGGCGCCCGGTCCAGCTGACCTGGCCGCGCGCGCAGGAATTGCAGTCGCTTCCCGTACGCACTCCGGTCAGCGCGCGGCTCGAAGCGGGTTTCGAGGCGGCCAGCGGCGGGCGGATTGCCGCCTGGCGGGCCCGACTGGCGATGCCGGCCACCGCGCGCGAATTCGGCTATCGCCTGTTCGACAACAAGACCCCGCAGGCCGCGTTGGAGCAGGCGGCGGGCAAGGCCGATGCGCTGGCGTGCGACGGCGCGCTGCCGCCCTATGGAATCGAGCATGTCGCCATCGACCACCTGCCGGTGACCTTGCCTTTCCCGACCGGGCGGCTGCGCGGCAATGCAATCGCCTACAACGCCTTCTTCATCGAGAGCTTCATCGACGAACTGGCCGAACGCGCCGGGCGCGATCCGATGCTCTACCGCATGGAAATGCTCGGCCGGATGCCGCGCATGGCCGACACGCTGCGCCGCGCGACGCGGCTCGCGGGATGGGACGGCGGCCGCCGCGGCACCGGTCAGGGGCTGGCGATGGTGCGGATGGGCACGCCCGATACCGGCGGCCGGATCGCCTGTGTCGCGCAGGCCGCGCTGGGCGAAGGCGGGGTGCGCGTGACCAAGCTGCATGTCGCGGTCGATATCGGGCGCGTGGTCAATGCCGATATCGCGCGCCAGCAGGTCGAGGGCGGGCTGATCTTCGGTCTGTCGCTCGCGACCGGGTCGAGCGTTGCCTATGAGGAAGGCAGACCGGTCCCGGCCCGCCTTGCCGGTCTGGGGCTGCCGACGCTGACGGATTGTCCCGAAATCGTGGTCGATTTTCTCGCCAGCGACGCCCCGCCCTTCGATCCGGGCGAACTTGGCGTGGCGGTGGCGCCCCCCGCTATCGCGAATGCGCTTTACTCGGCGACCGGAGTGCGCTTTCGCCGCCTGCCATTGCTTTCGGAGGGTCTATGA
- a CDS encoding Mrp/NBP35 family ATP-binding protein translates to MSSTDPKSLLPASLADRVSALTIKQGRAIAVVDAAGLGEQERTDIERAITDILSERDDVSETRVVMTAERRQRRLIAVGSGKGGVGKSTLTANLAIALARLGHKVGLVDADIYGPSQPVILGNQGKKPIARDEKLVPVESEFGIPVLSMGHLVEPGRALAWRGPMAGNALTQLIDAHWGDVDTLLVDLPPGTGDVQLTMLQRFKPLGAVLVSTPQDLALIDAARAGQLFDQAKVPVIGLVENMAGYVCPHCGELSDPFGRGGVETAAERLELPFLGRIPLDLAIREGSDRGQPPACGTDALAAPFHDIAAKVDAWIGAQS, encoded by the coding sequence ATGAGTTCGACCGATCCGAAATCGCTGCTTCCCGCCAGCCTCGCCGACCGCGTTTCCGCGCTGACCATCAAACAGGGCCGGGCGATTGCCGTGGTCGATGCCGCCGGTCTGGGCGAGCAGGAGCGCACCGATATCGAACGCGCGATCACCGATATCCTCAGTGAGCGCGACGATGTTTCCGAAACCCGCGTAGTGATGACCGCCGAGCGCCGCCAGCGGCGGCTGATCGCCGTCGGCAGCGGCAAGGGCGGGGTGGGCAAATCGACGCTGACCGCCAATCTGGCGATCGCGCTGGCGCGGCTGGGCCACAAGGTCGGGCTGGTCGATGCCGATATCTACGGCCCCTCGCAGCCGGTCATCCTGGGCAACCAGGGCAAGAAGCCGATCGCGCGCGATGAGAAGCTGGTCCCGGTAGAGAGCGAGTTCGGCATTCCGGTGCTGTCGATGGGCCATCTGGTCGAACCCGGCCGTGCGCTGGCATGGCGCGGGCCGATGGCGGGCAATGCCCTCACGCAATTGATCGATGCCCATTGGGGCGATGTCGACACGCTGCTGGTCGATCTGCCGCCGGGCACGGGAGATGTGCAGCTGACCATGCTGCAGCGCTTCAAGCCGCTGGGCGCGGTGCTGGTTTCCACGCCGCAGGACCTCGCGCTGATCGATGCGGCGCGCGCAGGCCAGCTGTTCGACCAGGCCAAGGTGCCAGTGATCGGACTGGTCGAGAATATGGCCGGCTATGTTTGCCCGCATTGCGGCGAATTGTCCGATCCCTTTGGCAGGGGCGGGGTCGAAACTGCCGCCGAGCGGCTTGAATTGCCGTTCCTCGGCCGGATCCCGCTCGACCTTGCCATTCGCGAGGGCAGCGATCGCGGCCAGCCGCCCGCCTGCGGCACGGATGCGCTTGCTGCGCCGTTCCACGACATCGCCGCCAAGGTCGACGCATGGATTGGCGCGCAAAGCTAG
- the hflK gene encoding protease modulator HflK — MAGNKSPWGGGSGDDGEGDKPEGTKGGDKPRGPRNPWLPPGGGEDGRRAPNIEDIFKSRGPEGPRRSGGGPGGPNFRFPQRPGGKSWFPIAVIGIIVFGLLATSFHLVGPQQQAVVKTLGEYTRTLRPGLQITAPFPIETVDVEDVEGVRSVRIPGGDSQVKLILTGDQNLVDLSYIVRWNIKDLEGYKFRVVDPIETINEAAEAAMRASVAETELDETFSGQGRAAIELDVRERMQATLDSYGAGVRVLGVEIEKADPPAQVVDAFRDVQVAEQNADAARNQARGYAQQVLAQAEGEAEAFNKVYEQYRLAPQVTRQRLYYETMERVLSQTDKTIVETDNVTPYLPLPEIRRRAQQPATTVTAPGGQ, encoded by the coding sequence ATGGCGGGCAACAAAAGCCCCTGGGGCGGCGGCTCCGGGGATGACGGAGAGGGCGACAAGCCGGAGGGCACGAAGGGCGGCGACAAACCTCGCGGTCCGCGCAACCCCTGGCTCCCGCCGGGTGGCGGGGAAGATGGCCGCCGCGCGCCCAATATCGAGGATATCTTCAAGAGCCGCGGCCCCGAAGGCCCGCGCCGCAGCGGCGGCGGCCCCGGCGGTCCCAATTTCCGCTTTCCCCAGCGTCCCGGCGGCAAGAGCTGGTTCCCGATCGCGGTCATCGGGATCATTGTCTTCGGCCTGCTCGCGACCAGCTTCCACCTTGTCGGTCCGCAGCAGCAGGCCGTGGTGAAGACGCTGGGCGAGTACACCCGCACGCTGCGCCCGGGCCTGCAGATCACCGCCCCCTTCCCGATCGAAACGGTCGATGTCGAGGATGTCGAAGGCGTCCGTTCGGTGCGCATTCCGGGCGGTGACAGCCAGGTCAAACTGATCTTGACCGGCGACCAGAACCTTGTCGATCTCAGCTATATCGTCCGCTGGAACATCAAGGACCTCGAGGGCTACAAGTTCCGCGTCGTCGACCCGATCGAGACGATAAACGAAGCCGCCGAAGCCGCGATGCGCGCCTCGGTCGCCGAAACCGAGCTCGACGAGACCTTCTCGGGCCAGGGCCGTGCGGCGATCGAACTCGACGTGCGCGAACGCATGCAGGCAACGCTCGACAGCTATGGCGCGGGCGTCCGCGTGCTGGGCGTCGAAATCGAAAAGGCGGATCCGCCCGCGCAGGTCGTCGATGCCTTCCGCGATGTGCAGGTCGCCGAACAGAATGCCGATGCGGCGCGTAACCAGGCGCGCGGCTATGCCCAGCAGGTGCTGGCGCAGGCCGAAGGTGAGGCGGAAGCCTTCAACAAGGTTTATGAGCAATACCGCCTCGCCCCGCAGGTGACGCGCCAGCGGCTTTATTACGAAACCATGGAGCGTGTGCTGAGCCAGACCGACAAGACGATCGTCGAAACCGACAATGTGACCCCGTATCTGCCGCTGCCCGAGATTCGCCGACGGGCGCAGCAGCCCGCGACCACTGTCACGGCACCGGGGGGCCAGTAA
- the hflC gene encoding protease modulator HflC codes for MSTFLQNHRNWVIALAVAVIAFMMSAYVVPEEEQVVIIRTGQPVGTVNTPNGTTGAGLYFRMPIIESVNRVEKRLLDLEMTDEEVLSADQQRLLVNAYARFRITDPVRMVERAGSTDGVRNALEPILNSVLRQELGRRTFQAMLTAERGSALANVRTNLDRQARQYGAEVVDVKIMRTDLPEAPLQSAFRRMESDREREARTIRAGGSRDARIIRAEADAEGARIYAEAFGKDAEFYDFYRAMQSYDATFSNGDNPSESSIILSPDNEYLRQFRGRR; via the coding sequence ATGAGCACTTTCCTGCAGAACCACCGCAACTGGGTCATTGCGCTCGCCGTGGCGGTGATCGCCTTCATGATGAGCGCCTATGTCGTTCCCGAAGAGGAACAGGTCGTCATCATCCGCACCGGCCAGCCGGTCGGCACGGTCAATACGCCCAATGGCACGACCGGCGCGGGCCTCTATTTCCGCATGCCGATTATCGAAAGCGTCAACCGCGTCGAGAAGCGCCTGCTCGATCTCGAGATGACCGATGAAGAGGTTCTCTCGGCCGACCAGCAGCGCTTGCTGGTCAATGCCTATGCGCGGTTCCGTATCACCGATCCGGTCCGCATGGTCGAACGCGCAGGTTCGACCGATGGCGTGCGCAATGCGCTCGAGCCGATCCTCAACTCGGTGCTGCGCCAGGAACTGGGCCGCCGGACCTTCCAGGCCATGCTGACCGCCGAACGCGGCAGCGCGCTGGCCAATGTCCGCACCAATCTCGACCGCCAGGCGCGGCAGTACGGGGCCGAGGTGGTTGATGTGAAGATCATGCGCACCGACCTGCCCGAAGCGCCGCTGCAATCGGCCTTTCGCCGGATGGAATCGGATCGCGAACGCGAAGCCCGCACGATCCGGGCCGGGGGCAGCCGCGACGCGCGGATCATCCGCGCCGAAGCCGATGCCGAAGGCGCGCGGATCTACGCCGAAGCCTTTGGCAAGGACGCCGAGTTCTACGATTTCTACCGCGCGATGCAGAGCTATGACGCGACCTTCTCCAATGGCGATAACCCGTCGGAAAGCAGCATCATCCTGTCGCCGGACAATGAGTATCTGCGGCAGTTCCGCGGGCGTCGTTGA
- a CDS encoding Do family serine endopeptidase gives MTSALLVGGAAISLATGYPAGAQVAQNDDSHMARVVPRAGAPESFADLTAQLQPAVVNISTRQRIEVSGSSGNPFAGTPFEGLFNRRGGSQQQEPQYREGQSLGSGFIISADGYVVTNNHVVAPPTSRRGTRGTVEEITVTLADGTEYDAELIGTDPQSDLAVLKVNRREPFPFVEFGDSRNARAGDWVIAIGNPFNLGGTVTSGIISAVLRPYGGGAYERYIQTDASINRGNSGGPLFDMQGNVIGINNAIISPTGGSVGIGFAIPAEAAKPIIDSLVSGEEIMRGYLGVEMNAVDEDIADALGMSSARGALLQRVYADQPGDKAGLRAGDVVLSVDGKPISADQSLPYVIANISPNKTVPMQILRDGRERTINVTLGRLPAAEELAEMRQQERLFEENGDGAQDDMAPESSNDLISEVLGVQVLPMNPRFARELGVRPDSGGVVVMAVDPSADAARRGIGRGTIIQSANYAAIDSVEGLEKQLSKAQKENREAILLRIRTRGGDEVSVPVRLRY, from the coding sequence GTGACGAGCGCGCTGCTGGTAGGCGGCGCCGCGATCTCGCTCGCGACCGGCTACCCGGCCGGCGCCCAGGTCGCCCAGAACGACGACAGCCACATGGCCCGCGTCGTACCGCGTGCCGGCGCTCCCGAAAGCTTTGCCGACCTGACCGCGCAATTGCAGCCCGCAGTGGTCAATATCTCGACCCGCCAGCGGATCGAGGTATCGGGCAGTAGCGGCAATCCCTTCGCCGGTACCCCGTTCGAAGGCCTGTTCAACCGCCGCGGCGGTAGCCAGCAACAGGAACCGCAATATCGCGAAGGCCAGTCGCTGGGCTCGGGCTTCATCATTTCGGCCGATGGCTATGTCGTGACCAACAATCATGTCGTCGCCCCGCCTACGAGCAGGCGGGGCACGCGTGGGACGGTTGAGGAAATCACCGTTACCCTCGCTGACGGCACCGAGTACGATGCCGAACTGATTGGAACCGACCCGCAATCGGACCTCGCCGTGCTGAAGGTAAACCGTCGCGAACCCTTTCCCTTTGTTGAGTTCGGCGATTCCCGGAATGCGCGGGCCGGCGACTGGGTGATTGCGATCGGCAATCCATTCAATCTAGGCGGCACGGTGACCAGCGGGATCATCTCGGCGGTGTTGCGTCCCTATGGAGGCGGTGCCTACGAGCGCTACATTCAAACCGACGCGAGCATAAATCGTGGAAACTCGGGCGGCCCGCTGTTCGACATGCAGGGCAATGTGATCGGGATCAACAATGCGATCATTTCTCCGACCGGAGGCAGCGTGGGGATCGGTTTCGCAATCCCAGCGGAGGCTGCCAAGCCGATCATCGACTCGCTCGTGTCTGGCGAGGAAATCATGCGCGGCTATCTCGGCGTTGAAATGAACGCCGTGGATGAAGACATCGCCGACGCTCTGGGCATGTCGAGTGCGCGTGGCGCATTGCTGCAACGGGTTTATGCGGATCAGCCCGGAGATAAGGCTGGATTGCGAGCAGGCGATGTCGTTCTGAGCGTGGACGGAAAACCTATTTCCGCCGACCAGTCGCTTCCCTATGTAATTGCCAATATCTCGCCCAACAAAACCGTACCCATGCAGATCTTGCGCGATGGGCGCGAGCGGACCATCAATGTGACGCTTGGACGGCTGCCCGCCGCAGAAGAGCTTGCTGAGATGCGCCAGCAGGAACGCCTGTTCGAAGAGAACGGAGACGGCGCACAAGACGACATGGCACCCGAATCCTCAAACGATCTGATATCCGAGGTCCTTGGAGTGCAGGTGTTGCCGATGAACCCGCGCTTTGCCCGCGAATTGGGCGTGCGCCCCGATAGTGGCGGAGTGGTCGTGATGGCCGTGGACCCGTCGGCGGATGCCGCGCGTCGGGGCATTGGCCGGGGAACGATCATCCAGTCCGCCAATTACGCAGCCATCGACTCGGTTGAGGGCCTCGAGAAGCAGCTGAGCAAGGCTCAGAAAGAAAACCGGGAGGCGATCCTGCTGCGCATCCGCACGCGCGGTGGAGACGAAGTTTCCGTTCCGGTTCGCCTTCGCTATTGA